One part of the Paroedura picta isolate Pp20150507F chromosome 5, Ppicta_v3.0, whole genome shotgun sequence genome encodes these proteins:
- the LOC143837200 gene encoding guanylate-binding protein 1-like, with protein MLRAMASEIHMPDPVCLIENRDKTFFVNQEALQLLSGIHQPVVVVAIVGLYRTGKSYLMNKLAGTNSGFSLGSTVQANTKGIWMWCVPYPGRPDQTLVLLDTEGLGDVEKRDLQNDSWIFALAVLLSSTLVYNSMGTIDQNAMDQLHYVTELTERIKSKSSPTENSGALEDSAEYVRFFPTFIWAVRDFSLQLVLNGQPCTDDEYLENALKLKEVNSHEDQVFNLPCECIRLFFPTRKCFTFDRPTNGKNLHRLEEMEESELEAEFVQQVRQFCHHVYETSNPKTIPGGHVVNGRLLANLVETYVGTIRSGGVPCMENAVQSLAESENSAAVLEATGRYVELMDQKLKLPTETLQELLGIHAKCEDEALQVFMACAFKDDQQQFQVELMRALAQKKEAYCCQNELESSKRCKALLKRLSQELEDRINKAFYSRPGGYQDYLNDLKTATERYHQESGKGVMAEAELEQFFKDQEAVGRAILQSDIALTEKEKEAEDARARAEAAEREKEIQRKQQAELEQKLEDQKRSHEANIQHLKEKLEKDREKLLEEQNKMLESKLREEKALLDAGFQKDADKLKEQIDQLRKENEKIRKTSWVSTILCAASVTLSLVLPGPVGKGAKAAIRYLKFW; from the exons ATGCTGCGAGCTATGGCCTCCGAAATCCACATGCCGGATCCTGTGTGCCTTATAGAGAACAGGGACAAGACATTTTTTGTCAATCAGGAAGCCCTTCAGCTGCTCTCGGGAATCCACCagccggtggtggtggtggccattGTGGGACTGTACCGAACAGGCAAGTCCTACCTCATGAACAAGCTAGCTGGCACGAACTCAG GTTTCTCTCTGGGCTCCACGGTGCAAGCCAACACCAAGGGAATCTGGATGTGGTGTGTTCCCTACCCTGGCAGACCGGACCAGACCCTGGTGCTTCTGGATACAGAGGGACTTGGTGATGTGGAAAAG CGTGATTTGCAGAATGACTCCTGGATCTTTGCTCTGGCTGTCCTCCTCAGCAGTACTCTGGTCTACAACAGCATGGGCACCATCGACCAGAACGCCATGGACCAGCTGCA TTACGTGACGGAACTGACAGAGCGCATCAAATCCAAATCGTCACCTACTGAGAATTCGGGGGCACTGGAAGATTCTGCTGAATATGTCCGCTTCTTCCCAACGTTCATCTGGGCAGTGAGAGATTTCTCTCTGCAGCTGGTATTGAACGGGCAGCCCTGCACGGACGACGAATACCTGGAGAATGCCTTGAAGTTGAAGGAAG TAAATTCCCATGAGGATCAGGTGTTCAACCTGCCCTGCGAATGCATCCGACTTTTCTTCCCCACCCGAAAATGCTTCACCTTTGACCGCCCCACCAATGGAAAGAACCTCCACCggctggaggagatggaggagagCGAGCTGGAAGCTGAATTTGTGCAGCAAGTGAGGCAGTTCTGCCACCACGTCTATGAGACATCGAATCCAAAGACCATCCCAGGAGGGCACGTTGTCAATGGGCGAT TGCTAGCAAACTTGGTGGAGACCTACGTGGGCACGATCCGCAGTGGGGGCGTACCTTGCATGGAGAACGCAGTGCAATCTCTGGCTGAATCTGAGAATTCAGCTGCTGTACTCGAAGCCACTGGCCGCTACGTGGAGCTGATGGATCAGAAGTTGAAGCTGCCCACAGAGACTCTGCAGGAGCTCTTGGGAATCCATGCAAAATGTGAGGACGAGGCCCTTCAAGTCTTTATGGCCTGTGCCTTCAAGGATGACCAGCAGCAGTTCCAGGTGGAGCTGATG CGAGCTCTAGCTCAGAAGAAGGAGGCGTACTGCTGTCAGAACGAACTGGAATCCTCCAAACGCTGCAAGGCTCTGTTGAAGCGGCTCTCTCAGGAACTGGAGGACAGGATCAACAAGGCCTTCTACTCCCGCCCGGGTGGATATCAAGATTATCTCAATGATCTGAAGACTGCAACAGAGAGATACCACCAGGAATCAGGGAAAGGGGTCATG GCAGAGGCTGAATTGGAGCAATTCTTCAAAGACCAGGAGGCTGTGGGTAGAGCCATCCTTCAAAGTGACATAGCCctcacagagaaagagaaggaagcagaag ATGCCAGGGCAAGGGCAGAGGCGGCAGAGCGGGAGAAGGAGATCCAGAGGAAGCAGCAGGCTGAGCTGGAGCAGAAGTTGGAGGATCAGAAGCGAAGTCACGAGGCAAACATTCAGCATTTGAAGGAGAAGTTGGAGAAGGACAGGGAGAAGCTGCTGGAAGAACAGAACAAGATGCTGGAAAGTAAACTCCGG GAGGAAAAAGCTCTGCTGGATGCCGGATTCCAGAAAGACGCTGATAAGCTAAAGGAGCAGATTGATCAGctgagaaaagaaaatgaaaagatcAGGAAAACATCTTGGGTCTCCACTATACTATGTGCTGCTTCAGTGACCCTTTCATTGGTGCTTCCAGGGCCGGTTGGCAAAGGTGCTAAGGCGGCTATCCGGTATCTCAAGTTTTGGTAA